The segment AAAGGAGCTTTTGCAGCCACTTTCAGCCATAACTGACCGGACGAGAAGGATAAAAACGGCCTTGTTGCTAGGTGGCTAGGCTAGCCGGCTAAAGCTAACTAGCTGTAGCTCCCAAGCCGGGGAGAAGAGGGAAAACTCACCGCCTTCCAGCCGCTAAAGTCCGCGCTACACACGGACCGGGTGGGTGGTTAGAGCCGCGGAGAGGCGACCGAAACCACCATTGGAAAAATACGGACTAAAGGCGCTGGTGGCAGCGGGCAGCCTGAGAGGCAGAGAGCGGATCGTGGTGGGGCAGTCAGGACGCCAGGTCCCGTCCCTCCGTCCGTTGTTTTGTCTCCGCTCCGGGACCTGCTGCGCTGCTCGGTCCCGGTCTAAACTCCGAACTCCTGCGAACCTCCAAAACGAGCCCAGGCGCTGGATTCTGTGGGTTATATCTTACAGGGAAGTCCCGCACACGGCGCCCAAACACTCAGCCGTCCCCCTTCGTGAGCGCTCAGGTCCATCCCGTGCAGCCCGGAGCCACAGTCTCCCAGCCGGGGACGTCATTACCGTCGGGGAAGTTTCCTCCCACGGAACCGAGGGGCACGCAGAACGGGACGGCATCCGGTCTGGACCTTCAAAGTAAAACCTGCCCTAACTCAGCGTGcgtgttgtttgtgtttcttcatgtgGATTATTATAAGACaacaggtaaacaaacaaaagacaacaaggTACATAAAGTCCAGTCAGTCCCAGCTGAGACACGACTACAGCAAACATTTGCAACTGGTTTGTCCCCTCTGTGGTCGTGTTTAaggtcattttacatttctcatatgtttgtgctcagtttatttattttattatttatttttgtgataaTCTGTTTAAAGTAGTTTAATAGTCATTTAGCCTGTCTTTGTAGTACTTTTGTCTTCTCTATGGTCATTGTGTCTCTTATTGTGAACATTGCCTTTGACTATGTTCGTTCTGTGTCTCTTTTCAGTGATTTCTTTAtcatctgttattttttttacatgtcttTGTGGTTGCTTTAAGTTTCTTCATATATGTTTGGTTGATTTTACCACAGGAAATATtgacttgttttgtcttttacaaagaatttacaaaaaaaaatctttctgtctgtctttttaaaaactaatttcatcATTTCGAAAGCATCATTCAttctaaacagttttttttttgcttttatccaaacttacaagtgaggtacaaaacTAATttctaagccaaggagacaaactttaaagtaaagtgctttaGAAATATCTATTTTAGATTTCATGGGTTATGAGTGCAATATTTTATGATATGATTTGTTTCCTATGATGTCCTTCACATCACCTGTTTCATAagcaatatgtttttattttcaattcacgattaaaatgtatataaattaaAAGTTCGTGACAgccagtgcttttattttgaacatcAAAGCTTGCTTCTTCCGGTCTTCCTCTTGTCAAATGTCGCCTCCTTGACGCAGCGTTCAAGAACTCAACGACTGCGTTGACGCTGCGCAAAGATTCTTCCAAAGATTCTTCCAAAGATTCTTCCAAAGTTCTTCCAAAGATTCTTCCAAAGATTCTTCCAAAGATTCTTCCAAAGATTCTTCCAAAGATTCTTCCAAAGTTCTTCCACCTTTAAAAATTCTTATTACTCAGATTTCTTCCTTTGGTCACTAAAACTGTAAATTCTGACTTTCTGAACTAAACGCACGACAACCTTTAAAGTGAAGCTGCAGAGCAccaacaaactaataaaaacatgttactgAGCACAGTTAATTATGTTAATGCTGCATATGTCACAGTTTATTTGCTATATTTACATGAACATATTCGTATCTGTATTTATTAGATTTATAAAGCACCTAGTCAGGCCAGTCGTTCATCATAAAGCACAGCCAGCGTTTGTATGTGGCATAAAAATACCTCATTTAAAGAGTCTCTTtgaaagttcagcactgttccAACAGTCTGGTCCAGCACTATTATGTTGAAGCTGGTATTTTCTCTCCATCAAGCAGTAAATAGTGCACAATGCCACTCTTTTTCCTCCCACTGCTCGTAGCCTTGATGCAGCACTCGTGTTCCCCCACCATGAAGTGGGTCTCTGTGCCGTCATCTACAAACTCgccctgcagacagaaacagatctttttaaaagaattttttaaaatgtcaaacaaactctcaaattcaaattcctaaaaacaaactgaatttcCCACTGGGTGCAGCTGTCAAAATTCTTCCAAATTCGTTAAATCTTAAATCTAAACAAATCTATCACACAAAAAATGACATgatgataaaaaagaaagataaatgacacaaagagatgaacaatgaacaaaaacacatatgtgTTGACCAAAAATAGACACATGCTGATCccaaagagacacaaaagagACAAGCACAGATAGaagaaaaccataaaacacaGAGACTAAAACGAGACGTAATGAACAATAACAGACAATAACAGAGTCTGATAAAAACCTACAAAGAGAACATATGATGAAAAGGAAATTCAATTTACCAAAGgtcagagacacaaagaaacgCAAAAGGACGACACAGAGACGAAAAATAACCAAATATGGAGGAGTGATACTAAAGATTTAAcagaaaatgaccaaaaatagagaaaaataatcTCAAAAGAGATCAAATAAATCACAGAGAAGACTTAAAGGTCACGAAAAGGAACCCTAACAGGTATAAACATCTCCAGCATTAGCAGTACTGACAGGACTTCtagttttatgtatttgttagAAGTTTGTTAAACTCTGATCAGTGTTGTGTTGTCATATTTTCACAGTGTGTCTCTCACCATTGTGTCCATTTTCTGGCCGTTGCACCAAACATCCATCGTGTCCTTTTCTGTTGGAGGGAAACAcgttttattatgtaaaaactaaatgacatATTTAACATATCTGATTATTAATGACCACAGGTttgctgctgtagctgttgTGTTTCCTAAAATAACGGCACTAACCTGAGCAGATTACACTACAGTGGGTCACCTACATTCTCtcctgtaaacacactgtactgcAGTTGCATAATCAGCACgtctacttttacttttacagtgtGTTCTGCCAGCCGTGCTGGAGATGAATACAAATCTAAAGTGAGTAACTGAAATACCCAGTACGACCCTGTAGTCCTCTCCGCCCACTTTCAGCAGCCAGGTCTTGGTGGTCTTCGCCCTGTTGTCGATGAACTTCTGCAGACTCTTCCCGTCGACCTCCAGCGTGTACTCGTAGGCGAAGCCGCTGATGGCCTCGATGTTTATAGTGGCTTTAGTGTTGGCACCTCCGACTGTGAAGGTTTCCTTTCCAACCAGCTTGAACATCCAGTCTTTTCTGATGACTTCCTGTTGAGGAAATGCGTTCAGCACACGCATCCTTTCATAACAAATAGATAAACACCTGTTACTATGCACTACTTCATTAATTCACTAAGCAGATACAAATACACATGGATTTCTtcagcagtggaagaaaaacatttatataaatacaaattaggAGTGAAAAGTATCAGCTGCAAATGTACTTAAAGTAGGAAAAATATGGTGGAAAGATCATTTGTTTAAGTGAAGTTTTGTTGagatttttctatttattctatttataaACTTCACTACAATGTGTAGTAAAAATATACTTTTGGTACTTTAAGGAACTTGATGCTGATACATTTGTACTTTTACCTAAGCTATATTCTGAATTCACTAATTCAGTATTTCTACACAGTGGTAGTtctacttttactgaagtaaacTAAATCTGACTTTCAGCAACAGAGGGGTGACCGGGGGTGGCACAAACCCCACACCACCTCGGTGCCCCCACTACCAGACTCAGAGGGTGTTCGGCTCTTAACTtatgaatttaaattaatgaagAATGTTCAGAACAAGGACAAATAATCAAATCTGATGTagaaatatgaattaattattatcattagaaGTAGTATACATCACACACCACCAAGATTGTTTCTTTCCAGAATTCACCTATTTTCGAATGAAATTCTTCTTATTTCGGACTAAAAACATCACTGACATCTGTGTTAATGGGGCTGTGTCTTAAACTAAACCTAATTTTAATGATCACAAgctaaaaaaacattgaattaaACTCCCACAAACAGACTCACACAGGGTCTCACCTGTCCATTAACATACACGACACGTTTCCCAGTGGTGGTGCCATGAGCGAACTCTATCCTGAAGACGCCGTCACTCAGCGCCACCTCCCACACGGCGACCAGATCTCCACCCAGCATCTCTGTCACTATTCAGGCCCCTGATGTGAAATcactaaagaaaacacataaaaatgaatgtgaagcACGTTCGTCTCCACTCAGCTCAGGTGTCGTCTCAGCAGCAGGTGAATTACTGTAAGGAGCTTAGAGACTGAGATCACTCTGTGCTGCCTCTGACAATTAGGACAGGCTCTGTTCTGAGTACTGCGTTTGTTGGAGACAGAAACTCCCCCCATTCCCCTCTTTGTGTAAACCTCGACCTGAACTGGTTTTCTTCCAGTAACCGAGGCTGTGGTTTACTGGTCAGGTGACAGAAAACTGTAATATCAGCAGTAGTTATACCAGCTGTAACAGTGTCAGGAGTAGAACAGTGTAGTAGAAAATAGAGTTTTCTAATGGTAGAAAACTTGTCAATGCTGTGAAGCACTAGTAGTAACAGTTGTTGAGCAGTTCTCTGTAACATTTAGATAGTTCACTTGAAAGTAAAGAGCAGGTAACTCAGAGAAATTACACTTAGTTCCTTTCCACCACTGGTAGTAGAagtaatacataaataatactAGATTAGACCTAATAATACTAGTATTTGTACCATAAGTAGCTCTGCCAGTTGTAGTGACCTAATCAGAAGCAGTAGTACTAGCACTATCAGCTGTAATAGTtattcagctgcagcagtaccACTACAAGTAACAgaagtagtaacagtagtatCTGCAACACTTAAAGCTGcaacagtagtagtactatCTGTACAACAGACTGCAGCAATACTATACTATTACTATCCACTATATATAAGTATGTATTTATACACGTATGGCCATTAATACTAGTTGAATAAATAGTGGTAATATTAAGGCTTCTAGTAGTACTAGTACCACTAGTTTTTtgattacattaaattacagcCAGTTACAATAATACTGCAATACTGCAAAAGTAGTACATTTAATaatagtagtactagtagtcACAAGAGTAGTAGAaaactttagtttagttttaatagtagtagtagtagtataaagAATGACAAGTGGAAATGTGCACATAAAGTACAGGTACCTCAGTACTTCAGAAAATACAGAGGTAATATCTGTAAATTATACAACATGGGGCCTGATAACACTAGTAGTAGTACCAGTAAATTTAGAGTAATACTAGTATTAATTAAGATACACTGTTGTTGTAGTAGCAGTATAAAgtatcagaaaatgaaaatactcaaGTGCAGCAGTTCAGTAAATGTAGATCAGTCCTGTAACTcactttaatgtaaaatgatctAAAACAGGTTTAGACTGAACCAAAACCAGGACCAGGATGAGTAAAAACCAGAGACTCACACAAAGCTGctattgtgttgttgttttctgacgACACTGGATCCACACGCAGTTCAACGTGTTTCATGTCTGAGCTGCTGCCAAATGACGCTACAGAGAAACTCTCATCTCATGAATcactgaggtcagaggtcaaactgTCAGAGTGAGGAGACACTCTGacagtttttatatatatatatatatatatatgattatttattaagttacaagtgacatttatttgcatttaaattaatattaatatttaacatttatttgtatgaatcttattttaaattatacaatATGAAATTTTACTATtatgtttaacttttttattcTAACttgattaaatttaatttttttttataatatattattcatTGATACAAACACATCTGAATCTACAAATTTCCCCTCTCCGATAAGCGAAACAAgtgaaaaggaggaagaaaagaagaaataaaaagtagaaggaggaagagctgctgctgctggtcggACAGGTTTTGCCTGAATAAAACTAAGAACCAGTTTCATTAGCAACATGGTTTAATAAAAGATAAGAGGGGAGATTAGATCAGGTCGACGTCTTCACgatgaatttatttaaaaaagaaaatacagattcAATCTTAGACAAAGGTGAACTGAGTCCattaaactaaaagtaaaatatgtaacatttaaagtaaattaaagtaaaatgtgcatcagcagcatttaaataaaCTCCTGtgttaaaatagtttatttGATTCTGAATAAAAGTTACGTTGTTCTGCCACCTAGTgggtaaaactgaaataactgtGATAGAACTTAGGTCTGTTGTCATTTCTCACTTATCATCCTGCTTTACAAAATTCATTTGGGAAATAATTTAAGggaaaaatagaaattaattaGCAAAATCTAATTATCTAATAAAAAATTGAATGAATTATTCGTTCATTTTTATCCTacatatgttgaactgtgttaAGTTTTGTTGTCActtaataaaaaagtaaaagccCTAAGAGGTGACACAGGATCAAACCATCTAATCattacaaacacagcagcatcatcaaTCTGgatttacttttatttgcaAATAGATGTGAGTTTGTTTTAGcttgaaaaataaagaataaaaaacaaagaatgagTCCCTTCAAACAGCAGATATCATAAATACAACTGATGAAATCTTCAGGATAATGAGGACAGTGATTTAAACAGGAGGTTCTCTTATAACTTGATTATAAATTATACATGTAGGTGAACAGAGGGAGTGCTCAGAAGTGGAATAATACTCAAACCATATGGATAGAAAATTCAggaaagtaaatgaaaataataaatgaacaataaaataGCTCCATTAAATGTTCCATATCACCTGCAGTAAAGCTACCACCACACCCAAAGTGTTTCCCTGGGTGTTGGATTGTTGAGAGTTTTGAAAACATCTCCACAGAGTCAACTGAGACCACAACAGACAtgttaaaagacaaaatctCACATTGTAACTTTGGAGGAAGGCGTTTTCTCTGGAGCGACAAAGTGCATTTAG is part of the Anabas testudineus chromosome 2, fAnaTes1.2, whole genome shotgun sequence genome and harbors:
- the LOC113164119 gene encoding fas apoptotic inhibitory molecule 1-like; the encoded protein is MLGGDLVAVWEVALSDGVFRIEFAHGTTTGKRVVYVNGQEVIRKDWMFKLVGKETFTVGGANTKATINIEAISGFAYEYTLEVDGKSLQKFIDNRAKTTKTWLLKVGGEDYRVVLEKDTMDVWCNGQKMDTMGEFVDDGTETHFMVGEHECCIKATSSGRKKSGIVHYLLLDGEKIPAST